The following coding sequences are from one Streptomyces sp. NBC_00536 window:
- the iscB gene encoding RNA-guided endonuclease IscB: protein MFVVAKGGEPLMPCHPARARELLESGRAVVARRVPFTIRLKDRSREDSTVTGVQLRIDPGSKATGIAVTDGRELLGPRGLTALACRGLITIELRHRGQQIHRGMMRRAGYRRRRRSANLRHRAPRHKNRTRPSGWLPPSLRHRIDSTMSLVTKLCRYAPVLEIHVEQVAFDTSVVAGVGESGSSEGWEATYTGSEVRAFLLAKWNGSCAYCDATEVPLDIEHVRPRRYGGSDRVSNLVLACAPCNQLKGTRRIEDFLNDQPSRLEKVIAQLRRPLQDIAVMNATRHQLVETLSTIGVPVHPWSGGHTRWNRAAMGLPKSHTIDALATGLLDHDRDSIARIPAQVLVVTSTGRGSYARTTPDRFGFPRLRRPRSKIHHGYATGDLVEAVVPRGKWAGRWVGRIAVRASGQHRVTTLTSRFDVSHRHLRMLQRADGYGYGFAPEIRLSAGREAAYSGRTLKGGDPGNVRTPDA from the coding sequence GTGTTCGTCGTGGCAAAGGGGGGCGAGCCGCTCATGCCGTGCCACCCCGCACGAGCGCGCGAGCTGCTCGAGAGCGGACGTGCCGTCGTGGCGCGGCGAGTCCCCTTCACCATCCGGCTCAAGGACCGGTCCCGCGAGGACTCCACCGTCACGGGCGTACAGCTGCGCATCGACCCCGGGTCCAAAGCGACAGGAATCGCCGTGACCGATGGACGGGAGCTCCTCGGCCCACGAGGTCTCACCGCCCTGGCATGCCGGGGTCTGATCACGATCGAACTGCGGCATCGGGGACAACAGATCCACCGCGGCATGATGCGGCGCGCGGGTTACCGTCGCCGCCGACGCTCGGCGAACCTCCGGCACCGGGCTCCGCGGCACAAAAACCGCACTCGGCCGAGCGGCTGGCTCCCGCCCTCCCTGCGCCATCGCATCGACTCCACGATGTCTCTCGTCACGAAGCTGTGCCGATACGCACCGGTTCTCGAGATCCACGTGGAGCAGGTCGCCTTCGATACGAGTGTCGTCGCAGGGGTCGGGGAATCCGGCTCTTCGGAGGGCTGGGAAGCGACGTACACCGGGTCCGAGGTCCGGGCGTTCCTCCTGGCCAAATGGAACGGATCGTGTGCCTATTGCGACGCCACGGAAGTACCGCTCGACATCGAACATGTGCGCCCCCGTCGCTACGGAGGATCGGACCGGGTGTCGAATCTCGTGCTCGCCTGCGCGCCCTGCAATCAGCTGAAGGGGACGCGACGCATCGAAGATTTCCTCAATGACCAGCCTTCCCGTCTGGAGAAAGTGATCGCCCAGCTCAGGCGACCGCTGCAGGACATCGCCGTCATGAACGCCACCAGGCACCAGCTCGTGGAGACACTCTCCACGATCGGGGTACCTGTACATCCCTGGTCGGGCGGGCACACCCGCTGGAACCGCGCCGCGATGGGGCTGCCCAAGAGCCACACGATCGACGCCCTGGCGACCGGACTCCTCGATCATGACCGGGATTCGATCGCACGGATACCCGCACAGGTCTTGGTGGTGACCTCGACCGGGCGCGGTTCGTACGCGAGGACCACGCCGGACCGTTTCGGGTTCCCCCGCTTGCGGCGGCCTCGCAGCAAGATCCACCACGGATACGCGACCGGCGACTTGGTGGAGGCGGTCGTTCCCAGGGGGAAGTGGGCCGGCCGCTGGGTGGGGCGCATCGCGGTGCGGGCGAGTGGCCAGCATCGCGTCACCACGCTGACCAGCCGCTTCGATGTCTCGCACCGGCACCTGCGGATGCTTCAACGAGCCGATGGATACGGCTATGGATTCGCCCCCGAAATTCGATTGAGCGCAGGGCGGGAGGCTGCTTACAGTGGTCGCACACTGAAAGGAGGTGATCCCGGAAATGTACGAACTCCGGACGCGTGA
- a CDS encoding SIS domain-containing protein produces MSESKLAGQFIDAAIGLLERVRDEESSNIAEAGSVIADAVAAGNRLFAFGAGHSSLPAMDVVYRAGGLALMNFLAVPGTAGIDVMPATLGSALERVDGLAGAVLDSSPAANGDVLVIISLSGRNALPVEMAMNARAIGLKVIGVTSVAYATETRSRHVSGTFLKDHCDIVLDSKIAVGDAELSLEGIDAPFAPASTVVTSAIMQAVMAAAAGDLAARGVEPPLLRSGNVDGGHEWNGRVMQEYGDRIFFRH; encoded by the coding sequence ATGAGCGAGAGCAAGCTGGCCGGTCAGTTCATCGATGCCGCCATCGGCCTCCTGGAGCGGGTGCGGGACGAGGAGTCGTCGAACATCGCCGAGGCCGGCTCCGTGATCGCCGACGCCGTCGCCGCCGGGAACCGGCTCTTCGCCTTCGGCGCCGGGCACTCCTCCCTCCCCGCGATGGACGTGGTCTACCGGGCCGGCGGGCTCGCGCTGATGAACTTCCTCGCCGTCCCCGGCACCGCCGGGATCGACGTCATGCCCGCGACGCTCGGCAGCGCGCTGGAGCGGGTCGACGGGCTGGCCGGGGCGGTCCTGGACAGCAGCCCGGCCGCCAACGGCGACGTGCTCGTGATCATCTCCCTCTCCGGGCGCAACGCGCTGCCCGTCGAGATGGCGATGAACGCACGGGCCATCGGGCTCAAGGTGATCGGCGTGACCTCGGTGGCGTACGCGACGGAGACCCGCTCGCGGCACGTCTCGGGCACCTTCCTCAAGGACCACTGCGACATCGTCCTCGACAGCAAGATCGCGGTCGGCGACGCCGAGCTGAGCCTGGAGGGGATCGACGCCCCCTTCGCCCCGGCGTCCACGGTCGTGACCAGCGCCATCATGCAGGCCGTGATGGCCGCCGCGGCCGGTGACCTCGCCGCCCGCGGCGTCGAGCCGCCGCTCCTGCGCTCGGGCAACGTCGACGGCGGCCACGAGTGGAACGGCCGCGTGATGCAGGAATACGGCGACCGGATCTTCTTCCGCCACTAG
- a CDS encoding M48 family metallopeptidase, with product MTPWTRARRDMAALLALGLALLVHGVTVALVVAGLLLIVLGWDTGIEPVWGAVLLAVAVVLRPRFGRLPDDGPVLLRADAPELFALIDEVAAVTGTTGVHAVAVCGDVNAAVTAYGPRRRRVLILGLGLWEVLGPRERVALLGHELGHFAHGDLRHGLVLHSALRSLLLWVDALAPSPAHTIWDTLFNLVAYLPRCAAYALLLLLDRLTLRAAQRAEYQADLSAARAGSTEGAVALTDRLLVARSVDAELRRESVAAQMTGGRAGRAAREAAEQGLWERIAAHVASVPGHEYERQLRVAARRGHSVDDTHPPTHLRRRCLTLRAPQPGLVACDDRRAAAVAAELGPARAVVAREVIRHHAG from the coding sequence GTGACGCCGTGGACCCGGGCGCGCCGCGACATGGCCGCCCTGCTCGCCCTCGGGCTCGCCCTGCTGGTGCACGGCGTCACCGTGGCGCTGGTGGTGGCCGGGCTGCTGCTGATCGTGCTGGGCTGGGACACCGGGATCGAGCCGGTCTGGGGCGCCGTGCTGCTCGCCGTGGCCGTCGTCCTGCGGCCCCGGTTCGGGCGGCTGCCGGACGACGGGCCCGTGCTGCTGCGGGCGGACGCGCCCGAGCTGTTCGCACTGATCGACGAGGTGGCCGCCGTCACCGGCACCACCGGGGTGCACGCCGTGGCGGTGTGCGGCGACGTCAACGCCGCCGTGACGGCGTACGGACCGCGCAGGCGCCGGGTGCTGATCCTCGGCCTCGGCCTGTGGGAGGTCCTAGGCCCGCGCGAGCGGGTCGCGCTCCTCGGCCACGAGCTGGGGCACTTCGCCCACGGGGACCTCCGGCACGGGCTGGTCCTCCACAGTGCGTTGCGCTCCCTGCTCCTGTGGGTGGACGCGCTCGCTCCGAGCCCCGCGCACACCATCTGGGACACGTTGTTCAACCTCGTGGCGTACCTCCCGCGCTGCGCGGCGTACGCCCTGCTGCTCCTGCTCGACCGGCTGACCCTGCGCGCCGCCCAGCGCGCCGAGTACCAGGCGGACCTGAGCGCGGCGCGGGCCGGCTCGACCGAGGGGGCGGTGGCCCTGACGGACCGGCTGCTCGTGGCCCGGTCGGTGGACGCGGAGCTGCGCCGGGAGTCGGTGGCCGCCCAGATGACCGGCGGCCGGGCCGGCCGGGCCGCCCGCGAGGCCGCCGAGCAGGGGCTGTGGGAGCGGATCGCGGCGCACGTGGCGTCCGTACCGGGCCATGAGTACGAGCGTCAGCTCCGGGTCGCCGCACGGCGCGGGCACAGCGTCGACGACACGCACCCGCCCACGCACCTGCGGCGCCGGTGCCTCACCCTGCGCGCGCCGCAGCCGGGCCTGGTCGCCTGCGACGACCGGCGGGCCGCCGCGGTGGCGGCCGAACTCGGCCCGGCCCGGGCGGTGGTGGCCCGCGAGGTCATCCGCCACCACGCGGGCTGA
- a CDS encoding PAS domain-containing protein: MSAFGRSETTDDLLAALLDGMDAALCAFDADGVITHWNREAERILGWSAAEAVGRRGFAGWAARAADAQDVEARLMAAQDVPGRQVHEFALVTKDGGRVLVRTQSAGVQGAGGKPAGVYCAFSEVHAQIDLERSIALSEALMDDASWGVVLVDVDLRPAVVNAQAATAFGSGRTALLGRPLGELLAQGVEDLEGALQHVLAEGPPPGPVELWVSVRTAAGVRRRCWRSGFLRLASPLAEEPVPLGVGWLFQDITEARQAELDTAQLRFRSQQLHRAGRAAGECEESAEAAAVRLEFALAGFADHALIDVLAADGARLVRSPVSPSGAVPAAGPLLPGPGAIPVRYEPGHPALQALDRIGSVRASAPVGAAAEGWARTRQWPQGAAHGLCVVLRSRGRSLGILTFLRGPSRPPFDRADAAYAEEVASRVATDLALSTSAA, encoded by the coding sequence GTGAGTGCCTTCGGACGTAGTGAGACCACCGACGATCTGCTCGCCGCGCTGCTGGACGGGATGGACGCGGCGCTCTGCGCGTTCGATGCCGACGGCGTGATCACGCACTGGAACCGCGAGGCCGAGCGGATCCTGGGGTGGTCGGCCGCCGAGGCGGTGGGGCGGCGGGGGTTCGCCGGATGGGCGGCGCGCGCCGCCGACGCGCAGGACGTCGAGGCCAGACTGATGGCCGCGCAGGACGTGCCGGGCCGCCAGGTGCACGAGTTCGCGCTGGTCACCAAGGACGGCGGGCGGGTGCTCGTGCGGACCCAGTCGGCCGGGGTGCAGGGCGCGGGCGGGAAACCGGCCGGGGTGTACTGCGCGTTCAGCGAGGTGCACGCGCAGATCGACCTGGAGCGGTCCATCGCGCTCAGCGAGGCGCTGATGGACGACGCCTCGTGGGGGGTCGTGCTGGTCGATGTGGACCTGCGGCCCGCCGTCGTCAACGCGCAGGCGGCCACCGCCTTCGGATCGGGGCGGACCGCGCTGCTGGGGCGGCCGCTCGGGGAGCTGCTCGCGCAGGGCGTGGAGGACCTGGAGGGCGCTCTGCAGCACGTCCTGGCCGAGGGGCCGCCGCCCGGGCCGGTGGAGCTGTGGGTTTCGGTACGGACGGCCGCGGGCGTACGCCGGCGCTGCTGGCGCAGCGGGTTCCTGCGCCTGGCCTCGCCGCTGGCGGAGGAACCGGTGCCGCTGGGGGTCGGCTGGCTGTTCCAGGACATCACCGAGGCCCGGCAGGCGGAACTGGACACCGCGCAGCTGCGGTTCCGCTCCCAGCAGCTGCACCGGGCGGGCCGGGCGGCGGGGGAGTGCGAGGAATCGGCGGAGGCGGCGGCGGTCCGGCTGGAGTTCGCGCTGGCCGGGTTCGCGGACCACGCGCTGATCGACGTACTGGCCGCGGACGGGGCACGGCTGGTCCGCTCGCCCGTGTCCCCGTCCGGGGCGGTGCCCGCCGCGGGCCCGCTGCTGCCGGGGCCGGGGGCGATCCCGGTCCGCTACGAGCCCGGGCACCCGGCGCTGCAGGCGCTGGACCGGATCGGCTCGGTACGGGCCAGCGCGCCGGTGGGGGCGGCGGCCGAGGGGTGGGCCAGGACCCGGCAGTGGCCGCAGGGCGCGGCGCACGGGCTGTGCGTGGTCCTGCGCAGCCGGGGCCGGAGCCTGGGCATCCTGACGTTCCTGCGCGGCCCGTCCCGCCCCCCGTTCGACCGCGCGGACGCCGCCTACGCCGAAGAGGTCGCTTCCCGCGTGGCGACGGACCTGGCCTTGTCGACGTCGGCGGCGTAG
- a CDS encoding metal-dependent transcriptional regulator, with amino-acid sequence MSGLIDTTEMYLRTILELEEEGVVPMRARIAERLDQSGPTVSQTVARMERDGLVAVASDRHLELTEEGRRLATRVMRKHRLAECLLVDVIGLEWEQVHAEACRWEHVMSEAVERRVLELLRHPTESPYGNPIPGLEELGEKAEADPFLDESMVSLAELDPGVDGKTVVVRRIGEPIQTDAQLMYTLRRAGVQPGSVVSVTESPGGVLVGSGGEAAELEAEVASHVFVAKR; translated from the coding sequence ATGTCCGGACTGATCGATACCACGGAGATGTATCTCCGCACCATCCTCGAGCTGGAAGAGGAAGGCGTGGTCCCCATGCGCGCCCGGATTGCCGAGCGGCTCGATCAGAGCGGCCCGACGGTCAGCCAGACGGTGGCACGCATGGAGCGCGACGGCCTGGTGGCCGTCGCCAGCGACCGGCACCTGGAGCTGACGGAGGAGGGGCGGCGGCTGGCCACGCGCGTGATGCGCAAGCACCGGCTGGCCGAGTGTCTCCTCGTCGACGTCATCGGACTGGAATGGGAGCAGGTGCACGCCGAGGCCTGTCGCTGGGAGCACGTGATGAGCGAAGCGGTGGAGCGGCGGGTGCTGGAGCTGCTGCGTCACCCGACCGAGTCGCCGTACGGGAACCCGATCCCCGGTCTGGAGGAGCTGGGCGAGAAGGCCGAGGCGGATCCGTTCCTCGACGAGAGCATGGTGAGCCTGGCGGAGCTGGACCCGGGTGTCGACGGCAAGACCGTGGTCGTGCGGCGGATCGGCGAGCCCATCCAGACGGATGCCCAGCTCATGTACACGCTGCGGCGGGCGGGCGTGCAGCCCGGGTCGGTCGTCAGCGTGACGGAGTCCCCGGGCGGGGTGCTGGTCGGCAGTGGCGGCGAGGCCGCCGAGCTGGAGGCGGAGGTCGCCTCCCACGTGTTCGTGGCGAAGCGGTGA
- a CDS encoding alpha/beta fold hydrolase codes for MVQRFDVTGSDGVRLAAWEFREPASPDGPDASDAQDDPADPAEASGPGSGPGVLLLHGLMGRAFHWAGTARWLAERHRVVALDQRGHGQSERLANGPDIPAAFAREAFVADAEAVVEQLGLGPVTLVGHSMGALTAWQLAARRPDLVRALVICDMRASALGAASQREWEEWFHRWPLPFPTQDAARRWFGEDDPRVERPDPGRGAFFAEVMHQAQDGWRPLFSRRQMLTARETWVHDAHWEELAQVRCPTLVVRGLDGELGRAEAQEMVRVLPAGQYAEIPDAGHYLHYDQPGAWRAVLEPFLDGVKTGSTASAGGP; via the coding sequence GTGGTACAGCGCTTCGATGTAACGGGGTCCGACGGCGTACGCCTGGCCGCCTGGGAATTCCGGGAACCCGCCTCCCCGGACGGCCCGGATGCCTCGGATGCCCAGGACGACCCGGCCGACCCGGCCGAGGCCTCCGGTCCGGGGTCCGGGCCCGGGGTGCTCTTACTCCACGGGCTGATGGGCCGCGCCTTCCACTGGGCCGGAACCGCCCGCTGGCTCGCCGAGCGCCACCGCGTCGTCGCCCTCGACCAACGCGGACACGGCCAGAGCGAACGCCTGGCCAACGGTCCGGACATCCCGGCCGCCTTCGCCCGCGAGGCCTTCGTGGCCGACGCCGAAGCCGTGGTCGAGCAGCTCGGCCTGGGCCCCGTCACCCTCGTAGGCCACTCCATGGGCGCCCTCACCGCCTGGCAGCTCGCCGCCCGCCGCCCCGACCTCGTCCGGGCCCTCGTCATCTGCGACATGCGTGCCTCCGCGCTCGGCGCCGCCTCGCAGCGCGAATGGGAGGAGTGGTTCCACCGCTGGCCCCTGCCCTTCCCCACCCAGGACGCCGCCCGCCGCTGGTTCGGCGAGGACGACCCCCGGGTGGAGCGGCCCGACCCCGGCCGCGGGGCCTTCTTCGCCGAGGTCATGCACCAGGCGCAGGACGGATGGCGCCCCCTCTTCTCCCGCCGGCAGATGCTCACCGCCCGCGAGACGTGGGTGCACGACGCGCACTGGGAGGAGCTGGCGCAGGTCCGCTGCCCGACGCTGGTGGTCCGGGGACTGGACGGCGAGCTGGGGCGGGCCGAGGCGCAGGAGATGGTCCGGGTGCTGCCGGCCGGGCAGTATGCGGAGATCCCCGACGCCGGGCACTACCTCCACTACGACCAGCCGGGAGCGTGGCGGGCGGTGCTGGAGCCGTTCCTCGACGGGGTCAAGACCGGGTCCACGGCCTCGGCGGGTGGCCCCTGA